The genomic region CTCGGTCCCGGTCCTGGTGTTCGACGCCTGGGAGCACGCCTTCTACCTGCAGTACAAGAACCAGAAGGTGGACTTCATCGAGGCCATGTGGCGCGTCGTCAACTGGCAGGACGTGGCGAAGCGCTACGCCGCGGCCAAGGAGCGCGCGGACGTGCTGCTGCTCGCTCCCTGACCTGACGGAGACACCCGAGCGTCCTGCCTCGTGATCGTCTTCTCAACCTTCACCCGGCAGGCGGATCAACGGAGAACCCCCGCGAGGACGTGACTCGCGGGGGTTCTCCCATGCCGGGCGCGGGCTGTCAGATGTGGAAGACGGAGCCGATGAACTCCGAGAGCAGCCGTTCCTTGAGGGGCCCCGGCAGCGCGTCCAGCAGGACGAGTACGGGTGCCATCCGGCCGGGCAGCCCCGCGCCCTCGCCGAGACCGGCGAAGGCGAGCACGGCCGCGACCTCGTCCGGTCCGAGCGCCTGCGGGTCCAGCCCGGCCGCGAGTCCGGCGAGTCCCGGATCCACCGTCACCGGTTCCAGGGCGCGGGCCTTCGCCAGGGCGGCCCCGAGGTCGTCGAGCAGGGCGTCGACCTGGCCGACCGTCGCCGGGGTGAGGGTGAGGTGGAGGTTGGGCGGGAGGCCGTCGAAGGAGAGCTGCGGCTGGAGGTACCAGCCGAGCTCGCGCATCTCGTCGGCGAGATGGAGGAGCAGGCTCAGATCGGGGACGCCGCCGCTGTCCCGGGCGACGGTGAACGCGACGAGCCCGGCGGCGGGTTCACCGAGCACCTGTACACCCTCGCTCGCCCGCAGCCCCGCGAGCAGCCGGTCCGACGCCTCGGCGACCCGGCCCGCGAGCGCGGTGTAGCCCTCCTCGCCCACGTGTCGGAGGACCGCCCAGGCCTGCGCCAGCAGCCCGGCGGACTTGGTGCCCTGCACGGTCGGGTTGACGACCGGGTAACCGGGCCAGCCGGCGTGCGCGAAGTACTGGTGGCGGCGGAGCTCGGCGTCGCGGTGGAGGACCACGGAGGCGCCCTTGTCGGCGTACGCGTACTTGTGCAGGTCGACCGAGAGCGAGGTGACGCCGGGCACGGAGAGGTCGAAGGGCTCCACCTCGCGCCCGGCCCGCCGCAGATAGGGCAGGATCCAGCCGCCGATGCAGGCGTCGACGTGGCAGAGCACCCCGCGTGCGGCGGCCGCCGCGGCGATCTCGGCGACCGGGTCGACGACCCCGTGGGCGTACGAGGGCGCGGAGGCGACGACCAGCGCGGTGCGGTCGGTCAGGGCGGCGGCCATGGCGGTCGCGTCGGCGCGGAAGGTGACGGGGTCGACGGGTACGACGACCGGCGCCAGCCCCAGGTAGGCGGCGGCCTTGTGGAACGCGGCGTGGGCGGTGGACGGCAGCACCAGCTCGGGTCCGGTGATCCCGCGTACCGTCCGGGCGTGGTCGCGGGCGGTCTTGACGGCGAGCAGGATGCTCTCCGTGCCGCCGCTGGTGAACGTCCCCTGGGCGCCGGGGGCGCCGAGCAGGGCGGCGACCGCGCCGACCACGTCGTTCTCCAGACGGGCCACGCTCGGGAAGACCGTGGGGTCGAGTCCGTTGACCGTCGCGAACGCGGTGTACGCCTCGGCGGCCAGTTCGTCGAGGCCGTCGAGGCCCGCGTCGTAGACGTAGGCGAAGGTGCGGCCCCCACGGGTGGGCGCGTCCGCCCGGCGCAGGGCGCGCAGCTCGGCGAGCACCTCGGCGGCGGGGCGGCCGTCGGGCAGGGCGGGATCAGTCGGCACGGGCGGGCTCTTCCTGGAGGGGGCGGGACGCGGCGGGGGCCGCGCCGTAGCGGTGCAGCAGCAGGAGGCTCGCGGCGGCGAGCACGGCGGGCAACACGCTCATCCCGGCGGTGATCCCGGTCAGTGCCGCCTCCGGCTGGTCCACCTGGTGCGCGGCGTCGGAGGAACGGAAGCCGGTGACGGCCAGGACGAGGGCGAACACCCCGGCGCCCAGGGCGAAGGCGAGGGTCTCGGCCGCCGTCCACAGTCCCGTGAAGGTCGCCGCCCTGCGTCTGCCGGTGGTCACGGCGTCGGCGGCCAGGGTGTCCGCCAGCATCGTCAGGGGCAGCAACTGCAGCCCGGCGTAGGCGATCCCGACGAGGACGACCGCCGCGTAGCCGACGGCGGGGCCCGCGACGCCGGTGAAGGCGAGGAGCACCGCCCCCGCCGTGTAGAGCAGCGACGCGCACCACTGGGCGCACGTCACGCCCCTGCGGCGGGCCAGCCGGTTCCACAGCGGCATGAAGAGGACCAGCGGGCCGATCAGGCAGGCGAACAGCGGGGTGATCGCGGACGCCGAGCCGAGGGTGTACGTCGCGAAGTACTGGACGCCGGCGAGCATCACGCCGATCGCGAGCGCCTGGAGCGTCCACATCCCGGCCAGGTGGAGGAACGGCGCGCTGGAGCGGGCGGCGGCGAGCTGGGCCCGGAGGGTGGGTTCGGCCTCGCTGCGGGCGACCGCGGGGGCGCGGCGGGTGGCGGCCCACGCCCCGAACATGCCGAGGGCGAGCAGCACGGCGACGACGAGGCCCATGAGCCGGTAGCTCTCGGGCGTGTCGCCGTCGGCGTGCGCGATCGCGGGGGCCAGCGCCCCGGAGAGCAGGATGGCGACGCCGAGGAACCCCACGCGCCAGCCGAGGACGCGGCCGCGTTCGTGCGGGTCCTCGGTCATCTCGGCGGGCATCGTCACGTACGGCACCTGGAAGACGGCGTACGCGGTGGCGGCGAGCAGGAACAGCACGGCGACGTAACCGGCTGCCGGGGCACCCCGCAGCGGCGGCGCGGCGAAGATCAGCGCGAAGAGCGGCGGCAGGGTGCAGGCGCCGATCAGCAGGAACGGCCTGCGCGGCCCCCCGCGCAGCCGACTGCGGTCGGAGAGAGCGCCTACCAGCGGATTGATGAGGACGTCCCAGGCCTTGGGCAGGAAGACGGCGGCGCCCGCGACGGCGGCGGGCACGGCGAGGACGTTGGTGAGGTAGTAGAGCAGGATCAGGCCGGGCACGGTGGCGAAGGTGCCGGTGCACAGGGAGCCGAGGCCGTAGCCGATCCGCACGGTGCGCGGCAGGAGCGGGGCCGCGGGGTGATCCGAACCGGCAGCTGGCATGGGCAGATCATGAAGGACGGTTCGCGCGGTCGGCAATACCCGGGAGCCGGGGTCCTGCGTCCCTCCGGGGACGGTGCCAGACTGGCAGGGTGGCGGACACCGGACGGCGGACGGACCGGCGCTTGGAGCAGGCCATCCTGGAGCTGCTCGAGCGCCGTGGTCCGACCGCGACGATCTGCCCCTCCGATGCCGCGCGGGCGGTGTACGAAGGGGACGGGGACGGCTGGCGCGCCCTCATGGAGCCGGCCCGCCGCGCCGCCCGGCGGCTGGTCACGGCCGGCGAGGTGGAGATCACCCAGGGCGGCCGCCCCGTCGATCCGGACGACGCCCGCGGCCCGGTCCGTATCCGCCGCGCCGGCTGACCCGCCCGGTGCGGGCCCGGAACGGGGAGCCCGCACCGGCGGACGGGGTGGCGAGCTGCTGTCATTTGGGTGTACGGGAGTGAGGCGGTGGCGTTCGCGCACCGTGGTGTCGAGTGGGCCGACCGCGTCGAAGCCAACCGGGCTGTCGCCTGCCGCATCCAC from Streptomyces sp. QL37 harbors:
- a CDS encoding aminotransferase class V-fold PLP-dependent enzyme; its protein translation is MPTDPALPDGRPAAEVLAELRALRRADAPTRGGRTFAYVYDAGLDGLDELAAEAYTAFATVNGLDPTVFPSVARLENDVVGAVAALLGAPGAQGTFTSGGTESILLAVKTARDHARTVRGITGPELVLPSTAHAAFHKAAAYLGLAPVVVPVDPVTFRADATAMAAALTDRTALVVASAPSYAHGVVDPVAEIAAAAAARGVLCHVDACIGGWILPYLRRAGREVEPFDLSVPGVTSLSVDLHKYAYADKGASVVLHRDAELRRHQYFAHAGWPGYPVVNPTVQGTKSAGLLAQAWAVLRHVGEEGYTALAGRVAEASDRLLAGLRASEGVQVLGEPAAGLVAFTVARDSGGVPDLSLLLHLADEMRELGWYLQPQLSFDGLPPNLHLTLTPATVGQVDALLDDLGAALAKARALEPVTVDPGLAGLAAGLDPQALGPDEVAAVLAFAGLGEGAGLPGRMAPVLVLLDALPGPLKERLLSEFIGSVFHI
- a CDS encoding MFS transporter produces the protein MPAAGSDHPAAPLLPRTVRIGYGLGSLCTGTFATVPGLILLYYLTNVLAVPAAVAGAAVFLPKAWDVLINPLVGALSDRSRLRGGPRRPFLLIGACTLPPLFALIFAAPPLRGAPAAGYVAVLFLLAATAYAVFQVPYVTMPAEMTEDPHERGRVLGWRVGFLGVAILLSGALAPAIAHADGDTPESYRLMGLVVAVLLALGMFGAWAATRRAPAVARSEAEPTLRAQLAAARSSAPFLHLAGMWTLQALAIGVMLAGVQYFATYTLGSASAITPLFACLIGPLVLFMPLWNRLARRRGVTCAQWCASLLYTAGAVLLAFTGVAGPAVGYAAVVLVGIAYAGLQLLPLTMLADTLAADAVTTGRRRAATFTGLWTAAETLAFALGAGVFALVLAVTGFRSSDAAHQVDQPEAALTGITAGMSVLPAVLAAASLLLLHRYGAAPAASRPLQEEPARAD
- a CDS encoding DUF3253 domain-containing protein; translated protein: MADTGRRTDRRLEQAILELLERRGPTATICPSDAARAVYEGDGDGWRALMEPARRAARRLVTAGEVEITQGGRPVDPDDARGPVRIRRAG